The Nitrosomonas cryotolerans ATCC 49181 genome includes a window with the following:
- the gnd gene encoding phosphogluconate dehydrogenase (NAD(+)-dependent, decarboxylating) yields MHIGMIGLGRMGANMVQRLSQGGHECVVYDVNLDAVKKLAYPGVTGAVSPEDLVAQLERPRTIWLMIPAARVDQFLTKLLPLLEDADTVIDGGNSHYHDDIRRGKEMKQRGIHYLDVGTSGGITGLQNGYCLMIGGDKAVAQQLTPIFETLAPGIDAASLTPGRQPRVSTAEQGYLYCGPHGAGHFVKMVHNGIEYGVMAAYAEGMNILHHANVGKRDHDVDAETTPLRNPEYYQYDLDLGEIAEVWRRGSVIRSWLLDLTAIAMLSDPDLKDFSGRVSDSGEGRWTLEAAIDQAVPVPVLSAALYERFSSRGDADFANKILSAMRHEFGGHTEKPIK; encoded by the coding sequence ATGCATATCGGCATGATAGGTCTGGGGCGTATGGGTGCCAATATGGTGCAACGGTTGTCGCAGGGAGGTCACGAGTGTGTGGTTTACGATGTTAATCTCGATGCTGTTAAAAAACTCGCATATCCAGGTGTTACTGGAGCAGTATCGCCAGAAGATTTGGTCGCTCAACTGGAAAGACCACGCACAATCTGGTTGATGATTCCTGCTGCGCGGGTTGATCAGTTTTTGACAAAACTTTTGCCGCTTCTCGAGGACGCTGACACCGTCATCGATGGTGGTAACTCGCATTATCATGATGATATCCGGCGTGGTAAGGAAATGAAACAGCGTGGGATTCATTACCTGGATGTTGGAACAAGTGGTGGTATTACCGGTCTACAGAATGGCTACTGCCTGATGATCGGCGGTGATAAAGCGGTTGCACAGCAGCTCACGCCGATTTTCGAAACGCTTGCACCCGGAATTGACGCAGCCTCACTCACGCCAGGCAGACAACCACGCGTCAGCACTGCTGAGCAAGGCTATCTCTATTGCGGACCGCATGGCGCCGGCCATTTTGTCAAAATGGTGCACAACGGCATTGAATATGGTGTCATGGCCGCTTATGCCGAAGGCATGAATATTCTGCATCATGCAAATGTCGGTAAACGTGACCATGATGTTGATGCTGAAACAACACCGCTACGTAATCCGGAGTATTACCAGTATGACCTGGATCTGGGCGAGATCGCTGAAGTCTGGCGCCGTGGTAGCGTAATTCGTTCATGGTTACTGGATCTCACCGCAATCGCCATGCTGTCTGATCCTGATTTAAAGGATTTCTCCGGCCGTGTGTCTGATTCGGGCGAAGGACGATGGACGCTCGAAGCTGCCATTGATCAAGCCGTACCTGTCCCGGTTTTGAGTGCTGCGCTCTATGAACGTTTCAGCTCGCGCGGTGATGCGGATTTCGCCAATAAAATACTGTCTGCCATGCGCCATGAGTTCGGTGGCCATACGGAAAAACCGATTAAGTAA